The following nucleotide sequence is from Paenibacillus andongensis.
GTTCTTTCGTGACCGTCCATAAGGGTATTCTCGGTATAGCCGGGAACCAGACGATGATGGACAGCACCTACGTCGCTCACCGCGTCCCAAACCTGCTCCGGCGAGGCATCAATCAAAATTTCCTTGTAAATTGTTGGCAAATGATCACGCTCCTTGTGATCATTATATTTTTGATTGAGAACTCAGTCAACCATAAATTTTACATTCAAGCGGGCTTGAATAAAGAAATTGCCGATTCGGCGATCTGTTGGAATTTTTCGCCCATTACACTGTTAATTTCCGTCTCCTTCAAGCCCTGAGTGGCGAGATCTTGAAGCAGCTGATCCAGATAACTCATTCCTTGGGAAATAGCTCCCCAATATTGCATGGCTAAAAGATTCGCGTCTCCTTGACGGATGACACCTTGCCCAATTCCTTTGTCAATTGCTTGGGCCATTGGCTTGATAAAGCTCTTCATCCATTCAAAGGGCGATAATTCTCCGGGCTCATATAGATGATGCAGATCCAGGCTGATTCGCATATAAAAACGCTGGGTCTGTGGATCCTTGATCACACGCTCACAGATGAGCATGGCATAGTTTTTGAATTGCTCGAGCACCGGCGAATCCTGTTCAAAATACACGGTAGTGTACTGAAGGGACTGGTCCATCATGTTTTCGTAAAGCTCCCGAAAAAGCATTTTTTTATTTTTGAAGTAGTAATATACCAGACCATGTGCAAGACCCGCCTGATCTGCTACATCGCTCAATGTCGTAGCCGAATAGCCCTTTGCCACATAGACGTGAACGGCCGCCTGTAAAATCTCTTGCTTACGTTGCTCACGAATGAACTCATTCTGTTTCTTTGTACGGGGAGACATGTTATCACACCTTGTTATGATTTTTAATTAACAGTATACGTTATAGCGGTTAAGATGGAAAACGATTAAAGGAGTGACTTCCATTATCCCAAGCCAAACACATCTGCAGTTGAATAAAACGTGGGATAATGGTGAGAATGAGAAGAATTCGCCATACTATGATTTGAACTGAATCCTTCATGTTTTTAAGAAATGAGGTTTGCTAAAGTTGGTTGGACTAATTATTTTAATAATCATAACAGGGATAATTATTTCATCGTATTTTACAATCCCCGCCAAACTCCGGAAGAAAGAGGGCGCTTTTTTGTTTATGATCATCCTTAACATCATCATTGATGGTACTTGGATCATGGCGGAAGATATGAAGTTGATCGTGGTATCTCACAAGATTCCTGAATATCTGACATTTTTGTTATATCGTAGTGTTACAGTTCCCTTTGAAATATTAGTTTTTCTCAGTTTGCTCCTTTCTTTCCGATCGTCTTTTAGTAAAGTATTAGT
It contains:
- a CDS encoding TetR/AcrR family transcriptional regulator; protein product: MSPRTKKQNEFIREQRKQEILQAAVHVYVAKGYSATTLSDVADQAGLAHGLVYYYFKNKKMLFRELYENMMDQSLQYTTVYFEQDSPVLEQFKNYAMLICERVIKDPQTQRFYMRISLDLHHLYEPGELSPFEWMKSFIKPMAQAIDKGIGQGVIRQGDANLLAMQYWGAISQGMSYLDQLLQDLATQGLKETEINSVMGEKFQQIAESAISLFKPA